The following are encoded in a window of Acipenser ruthenus chromosome 26, fAciRut3.2 maternal haplotype, whole genome shotgun sequence genomic DNA:
- the LOC131701731 gene encoding ubiquitin-like protein 4A, which translates to MLIPSVCVCMFLSLDRSVRMRRSPQSGVWSLTGSTYLSINRDSSAKARRWQVCEDEKVSTVWSLVSDRLNIPVNQQGLLYKGKALAGRLNSTAQHSTAQNSSPLLSRLASPRVSVTQPACSSEQTLQPCRRSESLEQQHKDYERRLRLLSLDDMERLATRMLHPEAVECMELSFLD; encoded by the exons atgctcatcccctcagtgtgtgtctgtatgttcttgtctcttgacaggtctgtgaggatgagaaggtctccacagtctggagtctggtctctgacaggctcaacatacctgtcaatcaacagggactcctctgcaaaggcaaggcgctggcag gtctgtgaggatgagaaggtctccacagtctggagtctggtctctgacaggctcaacatacctgtcaatcaacagggactcctctacaaaggcaaggcgctggcaggtaggctgaacagcacagcacagcacagcacagcgcagaacagctcacccctcctctcacgcctcgcctcaccccgggtcagtgtgacacagcctgcctgctcttctgaacaaacacttcagccctgccgacgcagtgagagtctggagcagcaacacaag gattacgagcggaggctgcgcttgttgagcctggatgatatggagcggcttgcgacccgcatgcttcaccctgaggctgtggagtgcatggagctgtccttcctggactga